A window of Chromatiaceae bacterium contains these coding sequences:
- a CDS encoding DUF1538 domain-containing protein produces MAVALIHAVRELLYDAARDLAPTLIVVVIFQAFFIQHMPDNPVALIGGFAVVLLGLALFVKGLDVAIFPIGETMAYDYARRGSFLWLMLFAFSISFASVAAEPALMAVAYKAEAVSGGSMGALTLRMVAALGVGLAVMVGVWRIVRGHTIAHYLIPGYLIVIISTAFAPPELVGLAFDSGGVVASTVTAPLLAALGVGLAMTISGRNPMLDGFGLIAFGALAPMIIIQIYGILFFLPADQAAIAVALPPEAQHLHPALEILTDFLHMVRNLLPIIAVVLLSSYVILRRPLANPKGLAVGMLLVALGLYMFDEGLQVGLFPLGEEMTRGLMRDGVSMWVLYLYGFLIGFATTMAEPALIALSIKADKVSVGQLNGMWLRSLVSVGVGIGIVIGCARIVDGTNIAYWLIPGYLLVLAMAKLAPRFIVPIAFDCGGVTTSTVTVPLVTALGVGLAERTPGRDPMIDGFGLIAFASLLPMIIVMSYGMLAHWWLHRRSSPQEEALTPAARAASGD; encoded by the coding sequence ATGGCTGTCGCACTGATCCACGCCGTCCGCGAACTGCTCTACGACGCGGCTCGGGATCTGGCCCCGACCCTGATCGTCGTGGTCATTTTCCAGGCCTTCTTCATCCAGCACATGCCGGATAACCCGGTCGCCCTCATCGGAGGCTTTGCCGTCGTGCTGCTCGGCCTGGCCCTGTTCGTCAAGGGCCTCGACGTGGCCATCTTTCCCATCGGCGAGACGATGGCTTACGATTATGCCCGCCGCGGCTCCTTCCTCTGGCTGATGCTGTTCGCCTTCTCCATCAGCTTCGCCTCGGTGGCCGCCGAGCCGGCCTTGATGGCGGTGGCCTATAAGGCCGAGGCGGTATCGGGTGGAAGCATGGGCGCGCTGACCCTGCGCATGGTGGCGGCCCTGGGCGTGGGTCTGGCGGTCATGGTGGGCGTCTGGCGCATTGTGCGCGGACATACCATCGCCCACTATCTGATCCCCGGCTACCTGATCGTCATCATTTCCACCGCCTTCGCGCCACCAGAACTGGTAGGCCTGGCCTTCGATTCCGGCGGGGTGGTCGCGTCCACGGTTACCGCGCCCCTGTTGGCTGCTCTCGGCGTCGGCCTGGCCATGACGATCAGCGGCCGCAATCCCATGCTCGATGGTTTCGGCCTCATCGCCTTCGGTGCCCTGGCACCCATGATCATTATCCAGATCTACGGCATTCTCTTTTTCCTGCCCGCCGATCAGGCCGCCATCGCGGTGGCCTTGCCCCCGGAGGCCCAACACCTCCATCCCGCCCTGGAGATACTGACCGACTTTCTGCACATGGTCCGCAATCTCTTGCCGATCATCGCCGTGGTCCTGTTGTCGAGTTATGTCATCCTGCGGCGGCCCTTGGCCAACCCCAAGGGCCTGGCGGTTGGCATGCTGCTGGTGGCCCTGGGTCTCTACATGTTCGACGAAGGCCTGCAAGTCGGGCTCTTCCCGCTGGGCGAGGAGATGACCCGGGGCCTGATGCGCGACGGCGTTTCGATGTGGGTACTCTACCTCTATGGCTTCCTGATCGGCTTTGCGACGACCATGGCGGAACCGGCCCTGATCGCCTTGTCGATCAAGGCCGACAAGGTCAGTGTCGGCCAACTGAATGGCATGTGGCTGCGATCCCTGGTTTCGGTCGGCGTCGGGATCGGCATCGTGATCGGCTGTGCGCGCATCGTCGATGGCACCAACATCGCCTACTGGCTGATCCCGGGCTACCTATTGGTATTGGCCATGGCCAAGCTGGCGCCACGCTTTATCGTCCCGATCGCCTTCGACTGCGGCGGCGTTACCACCTCGACGGTAACCGTGCCGCTGGTCACAGCGTTGGGTGTCGGTCTCGCCGAACGCACCCCGGGGCGAGATCCCATGATCGACGGTTTCGGTCTGATTGCCTTCGCATCCCTGTTACCCATGATCATCGTCATGTCCTACGGCATGCTTGCCCACTGGTGGCTGCACAGGAGAAGCTCCCCCCAGGAGGAAGCGCTTACCCCCGCGGCACGGGCGGCATCGGGGGATTGA
- a CDS encoding DUF4143 domain-containing protein has translation MVDEERVPGRFVLTGSQQFGLLAGITQSLAGRVGIAHLLPLSVTELSASSLALPELDALMLAGGYPAIHAHAIAPGDWLAAYVATYLERDVRQIVNILDLTAFQRFLKLCAGRTGQLLNLSALAGEAGIAQGTARAWLSVLEASYLVHLLPPYHRNFGKRLVKTPKLYFLDTGLYAYLTRWGSPQSLEAGAMSGAILETHVVAEILKGYWHKGHTPTLYFYRDRDGNEIDLLIEQDNRLYPAEIKKTATPSRSATRGFGALEKLGLGIGEGAVLCLRETDLPLSADLTAIPVWNL, from the coding sequence ATGGTTGACGAGGAGCGCGTGCCGGGGCGTTTCGTCCTCACGGGCTCCCAGCAATTCGGCCTGCTCGCCGGGATTACACAGTCGCTGGCCGGGCGGGTGGGGATCGCCCACCTGCTGCCGCTCTCGGTCACCGAGCTCTCCGCGTCGTCCTTGGCGCTCCCGGAGCTTGACGCCCTGATGCTCGCCGGGGGCTACCCGGCCATTCACGCCCACGCCATTGCTCCCGGCGACTGGCTCGCCGCCTATGTGGCAACCTACCTGGAACGTGATGTCCGGCAGATCGTGAATATCCTGGATTTGACCGCCTTTCAGCGCTTCTTGAAGCTCTGCGCCGGCCGAACCGGGCAACTCCTCAATCTGAGCGCGCTGGCAGGAGAGGCCGGCATCGCGCAAGGGACCGCCCGTGCCTGGCTCAGCGTGTTGGAGGCGAGCTATCTGGTCCACCTGCTGCCGCCCTATCACCGCAACTTCGGCAAGCGGCTGGTGAAGACCCCGAAGCTCTATTTCCTCGACACCGGGCTCTATGCCTATCTCACACGCTGGGGCTCTCCCCAATCCCTGGAGGCCGGGGCTATGTCAGGCGCCATCCTGGAGACCCATGTGGTCGCCGAGATCCTCAAGGGCTATTGGCACAAGGGGCACACGCCGACTCTCTACTTTTATCGAGACCGGGACGGCAACGAGATCGACCTCCTGATCGAGCAGGACAACCGGCTCTATCCCGCCGAGATCAAGAAGACCGCCACCCCGAGCCGTAGCGCGACGCGCGGTTTCGGGGCCTTGGAGAAGCTTGGGCTCGGCATCGGCGAGGGGGCCGTGCTGTGCCTCAGAGAGACCGACCTGCCGCTGTCCGCCGACCTGACGGCGATCCCGGTCTGGAACCTATGA
- a CDS encoding Fic family protein codes for MVWNWQQSDWPDFAYDSASLAPLESRLLHESGLLFGAFAHLDDSEQRALTVDLIGDEALMTARIEGEYLDRDSLQSSLLREFGLAEDPRRVAPAEAGMAELMVDLYRHFQAPLTHETLWTWHRMLMAGRRDLRDVGCYRTLEEPMQVVSGAIYAPRVHFEAPPVQQVSGEMDRFVGWLDRSAPTGEGPLPTLTRAGIAHLYFVSIHPFEDGNGRMARAIAEQVLAQGLGQPTLIALSNTIERHKKAYYAALERANKVNRIDDWLDYFAHTVLDALDYTRARVVFLIGKARLYDRLGGQLNERQDRVLARLFRAGLEGFVGGLSAENYIAITRTSRATATRDLQDLVAKGALVRTGERKHARYALHLAKAATQGLIDSKGMAS; via the coding sequence ATGGTCTGGAACTGGCAACAATCCGACTGGCCCGATTTCGCCTACGACAGCGCGTCGCTCGCGCCGCTAGAGTCGCGCCTGCTGCACGAGTCCGGGCTCCTGTTCGGCGCCTTCGCGCATCTGGACGACTCCGAGCAACGGGCACTGACGGTCGACCTGATCGGCGACGAGGCCCTGATGACCGCCCGCATCGAGGGCGAGTATCTGGATCGCGATAGCCTCCAGTCCTCCCTCTTGCGCGAGTTTGGCCTGGCCGAAGACCCGCGTCGTGTCGCCCCGGCCGAGGCCGGGATGGCGGAGCTGATGGTCGATCTCTATCGGCACTTTCAGGCCCCCCTGACCCATGAGACCCTGTGGACCTGGCATCGGATGCTGATGGCCGGACGGCGAGACCTGCGCGATGTCGGGTGCTACCGCACTTTGGAAGAGCCGATGCAGGTGGTGTCCGGGGCCATCTATGCACCCAGGGTCCATTTCGAGGCACCGCCCGTCCAGCAGGTATCCGGGGAGATGGACCGCTTCGTCGGCTGGCTCGACCGCAGCGCCCCGACCGGCGAGGGTCCGCTGCCGACCCTGACGCGTGCGGGTATTGCCCACCTCTATTTCGTCTCGATTCACCCCTTCGAGGACGGCAACGGCCGGATGGCGCGTGCCATTGCGGAACAGGTCCTGGCGCAGGGTCTCGGGCAACCCACCCTGATTGCGCTATCCAACACCATCGAACGGCACAAGAAGGCCTATTACGCCGCACTGGAGCGGGCGAATAAGGTCAATCGCATTGACGATTGGCTGGACTATTTCGCCCATACCGTCCTGGATGCGCTGGACTACACCCGCGCGCGGGTCGTCTTTCTCATCGGCAAGGCCAGGCTCTATGACCGACTCGGGGGTCAATTGAATGAGCGTCAGGACAGAGTGCTCGCGCGTCTCTTCCGGGCGGGACTGGAGGGCTTCGTCGGGGGCTTGAGTGCCGAAAACTATATCGCCATCACCCGCACTTCACGCGCCACCGCGACTCGCGACCTCCAGGACCTGGTCGCCAAGGGCGCGCTCGTGCGCACCGGGGAGCGCAAGCATGCCCGCTACGCCTTGCATCTCGCGAAAGCTGCGACTCAGGGTCTGATCGACAGCAAGGGCATGGCGTCATAG
- a CDS encoding P-II family nitrogen regulator — translation MHFKLILAFVEDRSTQAVLDAARKAGATGSTVINQARGEGAEKSKTFFGLTLETQRDVILLLVEEHLSRHILETIAQAGGFRDRPGSGIAFQVDVEDAVGIDHQLRKLAQLVEEEL, via the coding sequence ATGCACTTCAAACTGATTCTGGCCTTCGTCGAGGACCGATCGACCCAGGCCGTCCTGGATGCCGCCCGCAAGGCCGGCGCCACGGGCTCCACCGTCATCAACCAGGCCCGGGGCGAAGGGGCGGAGAAGTCCAAGACCTTCTTCGGCCTGACCCTGGAGACCCAGCGGGATGTCATCCTGTTGCTGGTGGAGGAGCACCTCAGCCGGCACATCCTGGAGACCATCGCCCAGGCCGGTGGCTTCCGCGACCGGCCGGGGTCCGGCATCGCCTTTCAGGTCGATGTGGAGGACGCGGTCGGCATCGATCACCAGTTACGCAAGCTAGCGCAACTCGTCGAAGAGGAGCTTTGA
- a CDS encoding carboxylating nicotinate-nucleotide diphosphorylase, with amino-acid sequence MSQDMSSPPLPGDTPAYLDHRIITEQVRAALVEDLGDGDRTARLLPADQVARVELITRQDAVICGRAWFDETFRQIDGRVVSDWRVGDGDRVGPGDCLCRMQGPSRALLTGERTAMNFLQTLSGTATRARHYAQVVADLPVRLLDTRKTLPGLRLAQKYAVRCGGGHNHRLGLFDAILIKENHILAAGSIATALAAARALADGLPVEIEVESLSEVEQALAAGATHLLLDNFTLEALRQAVRLVAGRARLEASGGITLETLRVIAETGVDDISIGDLTKDLVSVDLSMRFLPA; translated from the coding sequence ATGAGTCAAGACATGTCTTCTCCCCCGCTGCCAGGGGACACGCCCGCATACCTGGATCACCGTATCATCACCGAGCAGGTCCGCGCCGCCTTGGTCGAGGACCTCGGCGATGGGGATCGCACCGCCCGCCTGCTGCCGGCGGACCAGGTCGCGCGGGTGGAACTGATCACCCGCCAGGATGCGGTCATCTGCGGCCGCGCCTGGTTTGACGAGACCTTCCGCCAGATCGATGGCCGGGTCGTCAGCGACTGGCGGGTGGGCGACGGGGATCGCGTCGGCCCCGGCGACTGTCTGTGCCGCATGCAGGGCCCCAGCCGCGCCCTCCTCACGGGGGAGCGCACCGCCATGAACTTTCTGCAGACCCTGTCGGGCACCGCCACCCGCGCCCGCCATTACGCCCAGGTCGTCGCCGATCTGCCGGTACGCCTCCTTGACACCCGCAAGACCCTCCCGGGCCTGCGCCTGGCCCAAAAATATGCCGTGCGTTGCGGCGGTGGCCATAACCACCGCCTGGGGCTGTTTGATGCCATCCTGATCAAGGAGAACCACATCCTGGCGGCGGGTTCCATCGCCACCGCCCTCGCCGCCGCCCGCGCCCTGGCCGACGGCCTGCCGGTGGAGATCGAGGTCGAAAGCCTCTCCGAGGTCGAGCAGGCCCTGGCGGCGGGCGCCACCCATCTGCTCCTCGACAACTTCACCCTTGAGGCCCTGCGCCAGGCGGTACGCCTGGTCGCGGGTCGCGCCCGTCTGGAGGCCTCCGGCGGCATCACCCTGGAGACCCTGAGGGTCATCGCCGAGACCGGCGTAGACGACATCTCCATCGGTGATTTGACGAAGGATTTGGTGAGCGTCGATCTCTCCATGCGGTTTTTGCCGGCTTGA
- a CDS encoding protein phosphatase 2C domain-containing protein, with protein sequence MIQTYQTSCQGVTSVVNSDAMAVTECGGLVVAVVCDGVSSAPRASDAARLSVQIVMDACQRQLDWSDPLGLAEDWALAAHSLVADRFGHSGLCTLVLAIVGMDHLWGIHVGDSTCLVIRRGSGITRLTEPHRKGVLRRLNGKPVLLHGMPVFDQGLTRVIGQSAPLVPDRFEHALTHGDWVACFTDGVENDAVEDLVRQGQVTAEGVKMLVERCARNTNDDATLILLQSSESIDWDSLLRGLADYARLDAEEREGLISRLQDAPFGVAGATAGDGLLQAYAAECADGRAARLARLVLAAGRPERRAVEQMLDQAILRRQNTTARVLKAALSAWG encoded by the coding sequence ATGATCCAGACCTATCAGACCTCTTGCCAGGGGGTGACGTCCGTCGTGAACAGCGACGCGATGGCCGTCACGGAGTGCGGCGGCCTTGTGGTCGCGGTGGTCTGCGACGGCGTCTCTTCGGCCCCTCGCGCCAGTGATGCAGCGCGGCTGTCCGTTCAGATCGTCATGGATGCCTGTCAGCGCCAGTTGGACTGGTCCGACCCGCTCGGCCTGGCCGAGGATTGGGCGCTGGCTGCGCACTCGCTGGTCGCCGACCGGTTCGGACACAGTGGGCTGTGCACCCTGGTGCTGGCGATCGTTGGGATGGACCACCTCTGGGGCATCCACGTTGGCGATTCCACCTGTCTGGTGATCCGCCGCGGGAGCGGGATCACGCGGCTGACCGAGCCGCACCGAAAGGGCGTGCTGCGCAGGTTGAACGGTAAACCCGTACTGCTGCATGGCATGCCGGTGTTCGATCAGGGTCTCACCCGCGTGATTGGTCAGTCCGCCCCTCTGGTCCCGGACCGCTTCGAGCATGCGCTCACCCACGGGGACTGGGTGGCCTGTTTTACCGATGGGGTCGAAAATGATGCGGTCGAGGATCTCGTCCGCCAGGGACAGGTGACTGCGGAAGGCGTCAAGATGCTGGTCGAGCGGTGCGCGCGGAACACCAATGACGATGCGACCTTGATCCTGCTCCAATCCTCCGAATCCATCGACTGGGATTCGCTGCTTCGCGGCCTTGCGGACTATGCCCGACTGGACGCCGAGGAGCGCGAAGGCCTGATCAGTCGTCTCCAGGACGCGCCCTTCGGCGTGGCTGGCGCGACAGCAGGCGACGGGCTGTTGCAGGCCTACGCCGCGGAATGCGCCGACGGGCGCGCCGCCCGGCTCGCCCGGCTGGTCCTCGCCGCGGGCAGGCCGGAGCGCCGCGCCGTCGAACAGATGCTGGACCAGGCGATCCTGCGCCGACAGAACACGACCGCCCGGGTGCTGAAGGCGGCCCTGTCGGCGTGGGGATAG